In a single window of the Polynucleobacter sp. MWH-UH24A genome:
- the xth gene encoding exodeoxyribonuclease III codes for MPAQKSIRIAAWNVNSIKVRLPHVIQWLDSQAKAQNPIDALCLQELKLTDDKYPHRELEAAGYISISNGQKTYNGVSIILRKSALTSLACDPETAFLQVNKNIPNFADEQQRILAATVCFKEMPPMRLISAYFPNGQDPASDKFVYKLNWLHALRTWLATELKTYPRLALLGDFNIAPEDQDVHDPKAWEGQNLVSPQEREQFQNLIQLGLHDSFRLFEQAPKTYSWWDYRMMGFRRNAGLRIDHVLLSKELKEKCIASTIDKTPRGWEQPSDHAPVIAQIAY; via the coding sequence ATGCCCGCTCAAAAATCAATCCGCATAGCAGCCTGGAATGTTAATTCCATCAAGGTGCGTCTACCGCACGTTATTCAGTGGCTAGATAGTCAGGCAAAAGCACAAAACCCGATTGATGCGCTGTGCTTGCAAGAGCTCAAGCTGACAGATGATAAGTATCCCCATCGTGAGCTGGAGGCGGCAGGGTACATTAGCATTAGTAATGGTCAAAAAACCTATAACGGGGTATCCATCATTTTGCGTAAGAGTGCCTTGACCTCTTTAGCATGTGACCCAGAAACTGCATTCTTACAAGTCAATAAGAACATCCCCAACTTTGCCGATGAGCAACAACGTATCCTTGCTGCTACCGTTTGTTTTAAAGAGATGCCACCGATGCGCTTAATCTCGGCTTATTTTCCAAATGGTCAAGATCCCGCTAGTGATAAGTTTGTTTATAAACTTAATTGGCTTCATGCTCTCAGAACATGGCTCGCCACCGAGCTGAAAACCTATCCACGTCTAGCACTCTTGGGAGACTTTAATATCGCCCCCGAAGATCAGGATGTGCATGACCCCAAGGCCTGGGAAGGGCAAAATCTAGTATCACCCCAAGAGCGAGAGCAGTTTCAGAATTTGATTCAATTGGGACTGCATGACTCTTTCAGACTCTTTGAACAAGCACCCAAGACCTATAGCTGGTGGGACTATCGCATGATGGGGTTTAGGCGCAATGCGGGTCTTCGCATAGATCACGTATTACTCAGCAAAGAACTCAAAGAGAAGTGTATAGCCAGCACTATCGATAAGACCCCCCGAGGCTGGGAGCAACCATCGGATCATGCGCCGGTAATCGCACAGATTGCCTATTGA
- the ntrC gene encoding nitrogen regulation protein NR(I), with the protein MNKPIWIVDDDQSIRWVLEKALSREKIPHRSFSNPNDVLNALEKESPEVLISDIRMPRGNGIDLLQHVKASHPDLPVIIMTAYSDLESAVSSFQSGAFEYLTKPFDIDKAVELIHRAVGEGKRSPGANKESNAWLQEAPEIIGQAPAMQEVFRAIGRLSQSQVTVLITGESGTGKELVAHALHKHSPRAKGPFIALNTAAIPKDLLESELFGHERGAFTGAQALRRGRFEQAEGGTLFLDEIGDMPFDLQTRLLRVLSDGHYYRVGGHDPIRANVRIIAATHQNLEARVAQGLFREDLLHRLNVIRIRLPALRERSEDIPALARHFMISSAKSLGVEAKRLSDEAIKAISQMSFPGNVRQLENLCHWMTVMSPSTIVGVHDLPEDLLLSANPPAASASSSVATSTPSLEASIGQRGGDWENNLHRLAVKMLQENQDEVFDSLLSKFERSVLSAALEVTRGRKVEAATRLGIGRNTITRKLQELQIDV; encoded by the coding sequence ATGAACAAACCAATCTGGATCGTTGATGACGATCAATCCATTCGTTGGGTTCTCGAGAAGGCCTTAAGTCGCGAGAAAATTCCGCATCGCAGCTTCAGTAATCCCAATGATGTACTCAATGCTCTAGAAAAAGAATCCCCTGAGGTATTGATCTCTGATATTCGTATGCCACGTGGTAATGGGATTGATCTGTTGCAGCATGTCAAAGCCAGTCATCCAGACTTACCCGTCATTATCATGACCGCCTATTCTGATTTAGAGTCCGCGGTTTCATCGTTTCAGAGTGGTGCGTTTGAGTACCTCACCAAGCCCTTTGATATCGATAAGGCCGTGGAGTTGATCCATCGTGCAGTGGGCGAGGGCAAACGCTCACCTGGCGCCAATAAAGAATCCAATGCTTGGCTTCAAGAGGCTCCAGAGATTATTGGTCAAGCGCCGGCTATGCAAGAGGTCTTTCGTGCCATCGGTCGCTTATCGCAGTCTCAGGTCACGGTCTTAATTACGGGTGAGTCTGGAACGGGTAAAGAGTTGGTAGCGCATGCTTTGCATAAACACAGCCCGCGAGCCAAGGGACCCTTTATTGCTTTGAACACTGCCGCTATTCCGAAAGACCTACTTGAGTCGGAGTTGTTTGGTCATGAGCGGGGAGCGTTTACGGGTGCGCAAGCCCTGCGTCGAGGACGCTTCGAGCAAGCCGAAGGCGGTACGCTCTTCTTAGATGAGATTGGTGATATGCCATTTGATTTGCAAACCCGGCTCTTAAGGGTGTTGTCCGATGGTCACTACTACCGAGTGGGCGGTCATGATCCAATTCGGGCTAACGTGCGCATCATTGCAGCAACGCATCAAAATCTAGAGGCGCGGGTGGCACAAGGATTATTCCGGGAAGACCTATTGCATCGTTTGAATGTCATTCGGATCCGTTTGCCAGCATTACGCGAGCGCTCGGAGGATATTCCTGCGCTCGCACGGCACTTCATGATCTCCAGTGCGAAGTCCTTGGGGGTTGAGGCAAAGCGTTTATCGGATGAGGCCATTAAGGCGATTAGCCAAATGTCCTTTCCCGGAAACGTGCGCCAACTCGAGAACCTGTGCCATTGGATGACCGTGATGTCACCCTCAACCATTGTTGGGGTTCATGATCTGCCCGAGGATTTGCTGCTGTCGGCCAATCCACCCGCTGCAAGTGCAAGTTCATCGGTAGCCACTTCAACCCCGAGTCTAGAAGCAAGTATTGGTCAGCGGGGCGGTGATTGGGAAAACAACTTGCATCGTTTGGCGGTCAAGATGCTGCAAGAGAACCAGGACGAGGTATTTGATTCTCTATTATCGAAGTTTGAGCGTTCGGTCTTAAGTGCGGCACTTGAGGTCACCCGGGGTCGTAAGGTCGAGGCAGCAACGCGCTTGGGGATCGGACGCAATACGATCACGCGCAAACTGCAAGAGCTACAGATCGACGTATAA
- the glnL gene encoding nitrogen regulation protein NR(II), with protein MLRNPFIEGAVAGAPVAAPFVSSMLDQMPNSVLVFVGATKDLVYANAAAEASLDLSRKSLQGLTLYDLFGENQSLNHMIDEVFAGRAAAQRQELVLYSVPGKIYREPLAVHVVIAMLEDPTLMMMEWFPIDQQLRSERDERVSHQVEANKQLMRNLAHEIKNPLGGIRGAAQLLEFELPEKGLREYTQVIIKESDRLQTLVDRLLAPHRKAHAMEPLNIHEVLERIRSLVLAEFPQGLKIIRNYDTSLPDILGDQEQLIQAVLNIVHNAAQALSDEIRRGTAQIELRTRVARSVTIAKQRHRLALDLHVIDNGPGIPDEIRERIFFPLVSGREGGSGLGLTLAQTFVQQHQGFIACESRPGYTDFHIQIPYRKQETAA; from the coding sequence ATGTTGCGTAATCCATTCATTGAAGGGGCGGTTGCTGGTGCGCCAGTGGCTGCCCCGTTTGTTTCTAGCATGCTCGACCAGATGCCAAACTCGGTATTGGTTTTTGTGGGGGCTACCAAAGACTTAGTCTACGCCAATGCCGCTGCCGAAGCATCGCTCGATTTATCTCGAAAGAGCTTACAAGGCTTAACCTTGTATGACCTCTTTGGTGAGAACCAATCCCTAAATCACATGATCGATGAGGTCTTTGCCGGTCGTGCTGCAGCTCAGCGCCAAGAATTGGTGCTGTACTCGGTTCCCGGAAAAATCTATCGTGAGCCTCTTGCGGTGCATGTCGTGATTGCGATGTTGGAAGACCCAACTCTCATGATGATGGAGTGGTTTCCGATTGACCAACAGCTGCGTAGCGAGCGCGATGAACGCGTCTCGCATCAGGTGGAAGCGAATAAACAACTCATGCGTAATTTAGCGCATGAGATTAAAAATCCCCTAGGTGGTATTCGGGGGGCGGCGCAACTGCTCGAGTTTGAGTTACCTGAGAAGGGCCTGCGTGAGTACACCCAGGTCATTATTAAAGAATCCGATCGCCTGCAAACACTGGTTGATCGCTTGCTTGCGCCACATCGTAAAGCACATGCGATGGAGCCTCTGAATATTCATGAGGTCTTAGAACGCATTCGCAGTCTTGTATTAGCGGAGTTTCCCCAGGGCTTAAAGATCATTCGGAACTATGACACCAGCTTGCCGGATATTTTGGGTGATCAAGAACAATTGATTCAAGCGGTTCTAAACATTGTTCACAATGCTGCCCAAGCCTTGTCCGATGAGATTCGGCGAGGTACTGCTCAAATTGAACTGCGGACCCGGGTGGCACGCTCAGTCACGATTGCAAAGCAACGCCATCGATTGGCTTTGGATCTGCATGTGATTGATAACGGCCCTGGTATTCCCGATGAGATTCGGGAGCGTATCTTTTTTCCCTTGGTCTCGGGACGCGAGGGTGGTAGTGGTCTTGGTTTAACCCTCGCGCAAACCTTTGTACAGCAGCATCAGGGCTTTATTGCCTGCGAGAGTCGTCCAGGCTATACAGATTTTCATATACAGATTCCTTATCGGAAGCAGGAGACAGCGGCATGA
- the glnA gene encoding type I glutamate--ammonia ligase codes for MTKTVADVMKLVKEKECTFVDFRFVDTKGKEQHVSVPISAFNEDKFESGHAFDGSSIAGWKGIEASDMLLMPDPTAAYVDPFYEEPTLVLTCDVIEPSDGKGYDRDPRSIAKRAEAYLKSSGLGDAAYFGPEPEFFVFDGVQWNVDMQGCSVKIHSEEAPWSSGLEIEGGNTGHRPGKKGGYFPVAPVDTFQDMRSEMCLILESLGIPVEVHHHEVAGQGQNELGTKFSTLVQRADWTIWQKYVVQNVAHAYGKTATFMPKPVVGDNGSGMHVHQSVWKNGENLFAGNGYSGLSEFALYYIGGIIKHARALNAITNPGTNSYKRLVPGFEAPVKLAYSARNRSASIRIPYVANPKGRRIETRFPDPLANPYLAFSALLMAGLDGVQNKIHPGEAADKNLYDLPPEEDAKIPTVCHSLDQALECLDKDREFLTRGGVFTNSMLDAYIDLKMEEVTRFRMTTHPIEFDMYYSL; via the coding sequence ATGACCAAAACTGTCGCAGACGTAATGAAATTAGTCAAAGAAAAGGAATGTACTTTTGTGGATTTCCGCTTTGTGGATACCAAGGGAAAAGAGCAACACGTATCAGTTCCGATTTCAGCATTCAACGAAGATAAATTTGAGAGTGGTCATGCGTTCGATGGTTCATCGATTGCTGGATGGAAAGGGATTGAGGCGTCTGACATGTTGTTGATGCCTGATCCAACCGCAGCCTATGTCGATCCATTCTATGAAGAGCCAACCTTGGTTCTTACCTGCGATGTGATTGAGCCATCCGACGGTAAGGGCTATGACCGCGATCCACGTTCAATTGCGAAGCGCGCCGAAGCGTATTTAAAGAGCTCTGGTTTGGGTGATGCGGCTTACTTTGGTCCAGAGCCTGAGTTCTTCGTATTTGATGGTGTGCAGTGGAATGTTGACATGCAGGGTTGCTCGGTGAAGATTCATTCCGAAGAAGCACCATGGTCATCTGGATTAGAGATTGAAGGCGGTAACACTGGCCATCGTCCCGGTAAGAAGGGTGGTTACTTCCCCGTCGCACCCGTTGATACCTTCCAAGATATGCGCTCGGAGATGTGCTTGATTCTGGAGTCCTTGGGAATTCCAGTGGAAGTGCATCATCATGAAGTTGCTGGTCAAGGTCAAAATGAGTTGGGTACCAAGTTCAGCACGCTCGTGCAACGCGCCGATTGGACCATTTGGCAAAAGTATGTGGTACAGAACGTGGCGCACGCCTATGGCAAGACCGCAACCTTTATGCCAAAGCCAGTCGTTGGTGATAACGGCTCAGGCATGCACGTGCATCAGTCAGTCTGGAAAAATGGTGAGAACCTTTTTGCAGGTAATGGCTACTCAGGATTATCGGAATTTGCCTTGTATTACATCGGCGGCATCATCAAACATGCGCGCGCACTCAATGCCATTACCAACCCAGGTACAAACTCATATAAGCGTTTAGTGCCAGGCTTTGAGGCACCCGTGAAGTTGGCCTACTCAGCACGCAACCGCTCGGCATCGATTCGTATTCCATACGTTGCCAATCCCAAAGGTCGTCGTATTGAGACCCGCTTCCCTGATCCACTAGCGAATCCATACTTGGCATTCTCGGCCTTGTTGATGGCGGGCTTAGATGGCGTGCAGAACAAGATTCATCCGGGTGAGGCTGCTGATAAGAACCTCTATGATCTGCCACCGGAAGAGGATGCAAAGATCCCAACCGTATGCCATAGCTTGGATCAAGCCTTGGAGTGCTTGGACAAGGATCGTGAGTTCTTGACCCGCGGTGGCGTGTTCACAAATTCGATGCTCGATGCGTACATTGATCTGAAGATGGAAGAGGTAACCCGCTTCAGAATGACCACGCATCCGATCGAATTTGATATGTATTACTCGCTGTAA
- a CDS encoding molybdopterin-binding protein produces the protein MVREEQRRFGLIVIGDEILSGRRSDKHLSKMIELLSERGLHLSWARYVADDPNQITQTLKETFASGDVVFSTGGIGATPDDHTRQAAARALGVDLNLHPQAKALITARIIASAEGDPIKADLNRPENQHRFKMGEFPVGSEIIPNPYNQIPGFRIHEHHFFPGFPVMAAPMMAWCLDEHYRELFHQTNWLEQSFIVPSGIESTLTPLMESVESEFEGIKVFSLPSVGDPIRGGVFAKRHIELGVKGDADIVPMALEKLKLGTADLGFEVFIHQ, from the coding sequence ATGGTTAGGGAGGAGCAGCGTCGCTTTGGATTAATCGTCATTGGTGATGAGATTTTGTCAGGTCGCCGCAGTGATAAACACTTAAGCAAGATGATTGAGTTATTGAGCGAGCGGGGCTTGCACTTGTCATGGGCTCGTTATGTGGCCGATGATCCCAATCAAATTACGCAAACCCTCAAAGAGACGTTTGCGAGCGGTGATGTGGTCTTTAGTACTGGCGGTATCGGTGCAACACCCGATGACCATACACGACAGGCCGCTGCTCGTGCTTTGGGTGTTGATCTTAATCTGCATCCGCAAGCTAAAGCGTTAATCACTGCGCGCATTATTGCCAGTGCCGAGGGTGATCCCATCAAAGCCGATCTCAATCGTCCTGAGAATCAACATCGCTTTAAGATGGGTGAGTTTCCAGTAGGTAGCGAGATCATTCCTAATCCCTATAACCAGATTCCGGGGTTTCGGATTCATGAGCATCATTTTTTCCCGGGATTTCCGGTGATGGCTGCACCGATGATGGCCTGGTGTTTGGATGAGCACTACCGTGAGCTTTTTCATCAAACCAATTGGCTTGAGCAGAGTTTTATTGTGCCCAGCGGGATTGAATCGACCTTAACGCCACTCATGGAATCGGTTGAGTCTGAATTTGAAGGCATCAAAGTATTTAGCTTGCCCTCGGTCGGCGATCCGATCCGGGGTGGGGTGTTTGCCAAGCGCCATATCGAGTTAGGCGTGAAGGGTGATGCGGATATCGTGCCAATGGCCCTTGAAAAGCTCAAATTAGGCACTGCTGACCTGGGCTTTGAGGTCTTTATTCACCAATAA
- a CDS encoding EI24 domain-containing protein translates to MSDLIRSLGLALVGTMHPKMLWLSFRPFLIVSIFWGVVIWLIWSPALEMLRTFLTASIFTSWIQSGLEYVGFDEARAWIAPLFLVILLIPIIAISLLVFIAFSTVPAVVDSVVKQKAYEGLDRIKGGSFIGSFFYTLWSALICLALVMLTLPVWWIPPLFAILPPLLWGWLTMRLMAYDVLLDHATPDERNQLLEEHRWTLLGMGVVAGMIGAVPTFFWATSVLALVLFPFVSFVALWIYSLIFIFSALWFSHFLLHALKQLRQKEHMNTIDTSATLITNPSNPGVIDG, encoded by the coding sequence TTGTCTGATTTAATTCGTTCCTTGGGTTTGGCATTGGTTGGTACCATGCACCCAAAAATGCTGTGGCTGAGCTTTCGTCCATTTTTAATTGTGTCGATCTTTTGGGGCGTAGTGATTTGGTTGATCTGGTCGCCTGCACTAGAGATGCTACGCACCTTCTTAACCGCATCGATCTTCACGAGTTGGATTCAATCGGGCCTTGAGTACGTTGGCTTTGATGAGGCACGCGCTTGGATCGCACCCTTGTTCTTAGTGATCCTATTAATACCAATTATTGCCATTAGCCTCTTGGTCTTTATTGCATTCTCAACCGTTCCTGCTGTGGTTGATTCGGTTGTCAAACAAAAAGCCTACGAAGGCTTAGACCGTATCAAAGGCGGTAGCTTTATTGGTAGCTTCTTTTACACCCTGTGGTCCGCACTCATTTGCTTGGCCTTAGTGATGCTGACTTTGCCGGTATGGTGGATCCCACCACTCTTTGCAATTTTGCCGCCACTCTTGTGGGGTTGGTTAACCATGCGCCTCATGGCCTACGATGTTTTGCTAGATCACGCAACCCCTGATGAGCGCAACCAATTACTTGAAGAGCATCGCTGGACTCTTTTAGGGATGGGTGTGGTCGCTGGCATGATCGGCGCGGTACCGACATTTTTCTGGGCCACCTCGGTATTGGCCTTAGTCCTATTTCCATTTGTATCCTTTGTAGCGCTATGGATCTATTCCCTAATCTTTATCTTCTCCGCTCTTTGGTTTAGTCATTTCTTATTGCATGCACTCAAGCAATTGCGTCAGAAAGAACACATGAACACGATTGATACTTCAGCAACTCTGATTACTAATCCATCCAACCCAGGAGTGATCGATGGTTAG
- a CDS encoding sterol desaturase family protein, whose translation MIQSIQDIYADLHTWLYTQMVEPLLFHAGAMAWAEDLFDGTEWFMLGVIQILIIAIVFRTWERINPAETQIDARSYVRTDILYTMIHRLGLFHGAFFILFSSLFFYLSGVLHDWRFERFNVEGWIPGVTTIPIVSFLIYLVILDFIDYWYHRASHRFHWWWQLHALHHSQTRMTAWSDDRNHIVDDVMRAMVFAFFALIFGVPPGQFIFLVVVGQLVQSWQHANLKIDLGPAKYLLVSPLFHRYHHAVGYGHDAPGKPGVLGGCNFGVLFPWWDLAFGTAVFEKRVFPTGVRNLEVSNNLLVQQWRGLMHSLRYLLDLPRSTETKSKSVS comes from the coding sequence CTGATTCAATCGATTCAAGACATCTACGCGGATTTGCACACTTGGTTGTATACGCAGATGGTCGAACCCCTTTTGTTCCATGCCGGAGCGATGGCATGGGCTGAAGATTTGTTTGATGGCACCGAATGGTTCATGTTGGGTGTGATTCAGATTTTGATCATTGCGATTGTGTTTAGGACCTGGGAGCGGATCAATCCAGCGGAGACCCAAATCGATGCAAGATCGTATGTGCGTACGGATATACTTTATACGATGATCCATCGCTTAGGTTTATTCCATGGCGCGTTCTTTATTCTGTTCTCCAGTTTATTTTTCTACCTCTCTGGTGTCCTGCACGATTGGCGCTTTGAGCGCTTTAACGTTGAGGGCTGGATCCCGGGTGTAACTACCATCCCCATTGTTAGTTTTCTGATCTATTTAGTGATATTGGATTTCATTGACTACTGGTATCACCGCGCGTCGCATCGCTTTCATTGGTGGTGGCAGTTGCATGCTTTGCACCATAGCCAAACGCGGATGACCGCTTGGTCGGATGATCGTAATCACATCGTTGATGATGTGATGCGGGCAATGGTTTTTGCTTTCTTTGCTTTGATCTTTGGCGTACCGCCTGGACAATTTATATTTTTGGTTGTAGTGGGGCAGTTGGTGCAGAGCTGGCAGCATGCCAATCTAAAGATTGATCTTGGCCCTGCAAAGTATTTATTAGTATCCCCATTATTTCATCGCTATCACCACGCAGTAGGCTATGGCCATGATGCGCCAGGTAAGCCCGGGGTATTAGGTGGTTGTAATTTTGGTGTGTTATTTCCTTGGTGGGATCTGGCATTTGGTACAGCCGTGTTTGAGAAGCGTGTTTTTCCAACGGGCGTTCGTAATCTCGAGGTATCGAATAATCTTCTAGTGCAGCAATGGCGGGGTCTTATGCATTCCCTGCGGTATTTATTGGATCTGCCTCGGTCAACAGAGACCAAATCTAAATCGGTCAGCTAA
- a CDS encoding polysaccharide deacetylase family protein, producing MRMIRYGLIGACILWSQLGLAQTNTCKNSAYLTFDTGNMAVAEYIAQVLKQQNIKATFFLANEKTKQGGYSLDDSWKGYWQARLQEGHRFGSHTYDHSYWVQDAGESDVLLRPQFGKNAGKAIRFDQAQLCTEISKVSTRFQELTGKPIDPIWRAPGGKTSPRLIAMGERCGYRHIGWSPSGFLGDELDSKRFPNAKLLEQASRGLKNGDIAIAHLGIWSREDPWAPAVLEPLIENWKKRGFCFALIPN from the coding sequence ATGCGAATGATTCGGTATGGATTGATCGGCGCATGCATCCTCTGGAGCCAACTTGGCTTGGCTCAAACCAATACTTGCAAAAATTCGGCGTACCTCACCTTTGATACCGGCAATATGGCGGTTGCTGAGTACATTGCTCAGGTTCTCAAGCAGCAGAACATCAAAGCCACCTTCTTTTTAGCGAATGAGAAAACCAAACAGGGCGGTTATTCATTAGATGATTCATGGAAGGGGTATTGGCAAGCAAGGCTTCAAGAGGGCCATCGTTTTGGCAGTCATACTTACGATCACAGCTATTGGGTTCAAGATGCTGGTGAGAGTGATGTGCTCTTAAGACCTCAGTTTGGTAAGAACGCCGGCAAAGCAATTCGTTTTGATCAAGCTCAACTGTGTACCGAAATATCCAAAGTAAGCACCCGTTTTCAAGAGCTAACGGGTAAACCAATTGATCCCATCTGGCGTGCACCAGGTGGTAAGACCTCTCCTCGACTAATTGCCATGGGTGAGCGGTGTGGCTATCGCCATATCGGTTGGTCCCCAAGCGGCTTCTTGGGCGATGAGTTGGACTCAAAGCGTTTTCCGAATGCAAAGTTGCTTGAGCAGGCTAGTCGAGGTCTCAAGAATGGCGATATTGCCATTGCCCATTTGGGGATTTGGTCCCGCGAGGATCCGTGGGCGCCCGCGGTACTCGAGCCCCTCATTGAGAACTGGAAAAAACGCGGCTTCTGCTTCGCCTTGATCCCGAATTGA
- a CDS encoding cytochrome D1 domain-containing protein has protein sequence MQLIQRLVFTLLASLLGISAAFAAPAEPKLAVVLNSGEATVSLIDMQTRKVTKTFYVGKEPHHLMMTPDEKTLLVANAVGDDIALLNPLTGEITGRIPKIIDPYQIGYSPNNKWFVAAANRLDRVDVYAANGADFKLAKSIPAAKTPSHIAFTADSKLAFVTLQDSAEVVAIDLDKQVIVWRMRTGPVPAGLWMTPNDQYLLVGITGADYVQVIDWRNQKEIKRIKTGNGAHNFRPMGDKKHVFVTNRVANSISLLNMQTLEKISEITGLPAGPDDMELTPDGKTLWVTLRFSKRVGVIDVPSMKLIDVIPVGRSPHGVFFYPRAKWE, from the coding sequence ATGCAATTAATTCAACGACTCGTATTTACTCTATTAGCCTCATTGCTGGGGATTTCAGCAGCGTTTGCTGCACCCGCCGAACCTAAGCTCGCAGTTGTTCTGAACTCTGGCGAAGCAACGGTAAGTCTCATCGACATGCAAACGCGCAAGGTTACAAAAACCTTTTATGTTGGCAAGGAGCCGCATCATTTAATGATGACCCCGGATGAGAAAACCCTTCTCGTTGCCAATGCGGTGGGCGATGACATCGCCTTACTCAACCCATTGACCGGTGAGATTACAGGGCGGATTCCCAAAATTATTGATCCCTACCAAATTGGGTATTCACCAAACAATAAATGGTTTGTGGCGGCAGCCAATCGCTTGGATCGTGTGGATGTGTATGCAGCGAATGGCGCTGACTTTAAGTTAGCCAAATCCATTCCTGCTGCGAAGACCCCGAGTCATATTGCGTTTACAGCCGATAGCAAACTGGCATTTGTGACATTGCAAGATTCTGCCGAAGTGGTGGCGATTGATCTGGATAAACAAGTGATCGTTTGGCGTATGCGCACTGGACCCGTGCCTGCCGGGTTGTGGATGACTCCTAATGATCAATATTTATTGGTTGGCATTACTGGGGCTGATTATGTGCAGGTGATTGATTGGCGCAATCAAAAAGAGATTAAGCGAATCAAAACCGGCAATGGAGCGCATAACTTTCGACCGATGGGTGATAAGAAGCATGTTTTTGTGACGAATCGTGTGGCGAACTCGATCAGTTTGTTGAACATGCAAACGCTTGAGAAGATCAGTGAAATTACAGGTTTGCCTGCAGGGCCTGACGATATGGAGTTAACGCCCGATGGTAAAACTTTATGGGTCACCTTGCGCTTCTCAAAACGAGTGGGCGTGATTGATGTACCCTCGATGAAACTAATTGATGTGATTCCGGTAGGGCGTTCTCCACACGGCGTCTTTTTCTATCCCCGGGCGAAGTGGGAATAG